A portion of the Cotesia glomerata isolate CgM1 unplaced genomic scaffold, MPM_Cglom_v2.3 scaffold_127, whole genome shotgun sequence genome contains these proteins:
- the LOC123273732 gene encoding cyclin-T1-like, whose translation MAGKWYFTKKELRKSPSARVGISAKQEQDYKRQAACLINDMGQQLKVSQSCINTATIYMHRFYAYHPQSKFKKCSVACATLFLSAKVKETPLRPKFVIKTMYQCLDKNSKQINIHSENFKEKVNELLFDELILLTTLGFVTEIEHPHAYVIEFCQKLNMSKEFSRLADKIATHCLQLTSMCLRYKPKDIAIFCVHLTIKWSHFKIQEIVDGKSWLQRLNSKVTDQLLWKMEKEFKSILDTCSSRIQTRVMDLFKKNSVPPASIQNKTSDRLFKGKNSLQRSIISFHDYLVRTKNQKLNNNNNNNNNKAFETSLDISVRSVPISNEPVTPSVRNSLFGIRGTISRNSRKRKSSLDLNNISTPAKKFKPS comes from the coding sequence atggcGGGTAAATGgtatttcacaaaaaaagaGTTGCGTAAATCACCGAGTGCCAGAGTGGGTATCAGTGCAAAGCAAGAACAAGATTACAAACGACAGGCTGCGTGTCTGATAAACGACATGGGCCAACAGTTGAAAGTTTCTCAGTCATGTATCAATACCGCAACTATTTACATGCATAGGTTTTATGCATACCACCCGCAATCAAAGTTCAAAAAGTGTTCAGTTGCATGTGCAACTTTGTTCCTGTCTGCAAAAGTTAAAGAAACACCTTTAAGACCAAAATTTGTGATTAAAACTATGTACCAGTGCTTGGATAAAAATTCTAAGCAGATCAATATACATTCAGAAAACTTCAAGGAAAAAGTTAATGAATTACTTTTCgacgaattaattttattaacgaCTTTGGGATTTGTGACTGAAATTGAACACCCCCATGCTTATGTGATCGAGTTTTGTCAAAAGTTGAACATGAGTAAAGAATTTTCGCGGCTTGCTGACAAAATAGCGACTCATTGTCTCCAATTGACTTCAATGTGTTTAAGGTACAAACCCAAGGACATTGCAATTTTTTGTGTTCATCTGACGATTAAATGGTCTCATTTCAAGATCCAGGAAATCGTCGATGGAAAATCTTGGCTCCAGCGCTTGAATTCCAAGGTCACTGATCAACTTTTATGGAAAATGGAAAAAGAGTTTAAAAGTATCTTGGACACATGTTCGTCACGGATTCAAACTCGAGTCATGGatctttttaagaaaaattccgTGCCTCCGGCTTCGATTCAAAATAAAACGTCTGATAGGTTGTTTAAAGGTAAAAACTCACTTCAGCGGTCAATAATTAGTTTCCACGATTATCTTGTTAGAACAAAgaaccaaaaattaaataataataataataataataataataaggcTTTTGAGACATCTTTAGATATATCTGTAAGGTCAGTGCCAATATCAAATGAGCCTGTAACACCAAGTGTAAGAAATTCATTATTTGGAATTCGCGGCACTATCAGCAGAAACAGCCGTAAACGTAAGAGTAGTttagatttaaataatatatccACTCCAGCTAAAAAATTCAAGCcgagttga
- the LOC123273733 gene encoding uncharacterized protein LOC123273733 — protein MIFTRSHGYRTHNYNINGQQLPNSSSIKDLRIIFDTKLTFSAHIDKIVSQAYKVLGYILRSGKDFKNNHTLVHLFNSLVRPILEYGSIVWSPATNIMISKIEKIQRKLCKYIVYRLRSRNIDDTQ, from the coding sequence ATGATATTCACCAGATCACATGGCTACAGGACGcacaattataatattaatggaCAACAATTGCCGAACTCTTCCTCGATCAAGGATCTCAGGATTATCTTCGATACTAAACTTACTTTCTCGGCACACATTGACAAGATTGTCTCGCAAGCTTACAAAGTTCTTGGGTATATCCTCAGATCCGGGAAAGACTTTAAAAACAACCACACATTGGTTCATCTTTTCAACTCCTTGGTCAGACCGATCCTTGAATACGGATCAATAGTATGGTCTCCTGCTACGAATATAATGATaagtaaaatagaaaaaatccaACGCAAGCTCTGCAAATACATAGTATACCGTCTACGTTCAAGGAATATTGAcgatacacagtaa